A window of Formosa sp. Hel1_31_208 contains these coding sequences:
- a CDS encoding DMT family transporter, producing MIYLLLSITASTLIFILFKLFNKYGINTLQAIVINYLTACLFGLWSYDAPININEIIASQWVYGAIGLGFLFIAIFNVMALTAQRNGLSVASVASKMSVIIPVIFGVYVYHEGVGFQKIIGIVLALVSVYLTSVKPKSTTNVTKGLWLPILLFFGSGVIDTSIKYIETTYLPENGIPIFSATIFAFAFIIGSAVLMIKALKKSFRVPFKTFIGGSILGVVNYFSIYYLLKALNHDSLESSTLFTVNNVAIVMASTLLGLFIFKEQISKMNWVGIALAIVSIIIVTLA from the coding sequence TTGATATATCTTTTACTCAGTATAACAGCGTCAACACTCATTTTTATCTTATTTAAATTATTTAATAAATACGGTATAAATACACTCCAGGCGATTGTTATCAATTATCTAACAGCTTGTTTATTCGGACTTTGGAGTTATGATGCGCCAATTAATATAAATGAGATCATAGCCTCACAATGGGTTTATGGTGCTATTGGATTGGGGTTTTTGTTTATTGCAATTTTTAATGTCATGGCGCTTACTGCACAACGCAACGGACTTTCAGTAGCATCAGTTGCTTCAAAAATGAGTGTCATTATCCCCGTTATATTTGGTGTTTATGTGTATCATGAAGGCGTTGGTTTTCAAAAAATTATTGGTATTGTACTCGCATTGGTATCAGTTTATCTTACTTCGGTAAAACCAAAATCTACAACCAATGTTACCAAAGGACTCTGGCTGCCTATCTTATTATTCTTTGGTTCTGGAGTCATTGACACCTCTATAAAATATATAGAAACAACCTATTTACCAGAGAATGGTATTCCGATATTTTCTGCAACTATTTTCGCTTTTGCATTTATCATTGGTTCAGCAGTTTTAATGATCAAAGCATTAAAAAAATCATTTAGAGTTCCATTCAAAACCTTTATCGGCGGAAGTATTTTAGGTGTCGTTAATTATTTTTCTATTTATTATTTACTTAAAGCATTGAACCATGACAGTTTGGAAAGCTCAACCTTATTTACGGTGAACAATGTCGCTATTGTCATGGCATCAACCTTACTAGGTCTATTTATCTTTAAGGAACAAATTTCAAAAATGAATTGGGTTGGAATCGCATTGGCTATCGTATCCATTATAATAGTAACTTTAGCTTAA
- a CDS encoding GNAT family N-acetyltransferase: MSHNNIIIREIQPEDNLQIEAVIKGCFPEFNIPLKGTAYEDAETPFMYESYQGDRQIYFVLANDTEVLGGAGIKQLKDFKGNVCELQKMYFSPKVRGKGFGKKMFETCLKAAKDFGFETVYLETASQLKAAIHIYEVFGFQHRTEPLGDTGHYSCGVWMTKEL, from the coding sequence GTGAGTCATAATAATATCATTATTAGGGAAATTCAACCAGAAGACAATCTGCAAATAGAAGCGGTGATTAAAGGGTGTTTTCCAGAATTTAATATTCCGTTGAAAGGCACCGCTTATGAAGATGCAGAAACACCTTTCATGTACGAATCTTATCAAGGTGACCGACAGATATATTTTGTCTTAGCTAATGATACAGAAGTGTTAGGTGGGGCTGGAATAAAACAACTCAAAGATTTTAAAGGCAATGTTTGTGAGCTGCAAAAAATGTATTTCTCTCCAAAAGTAAGAGGTAAAGGTTTCGGTAAAAAGATGTTTGAGACCTGTTTAAAAGCGGCAAAAGATTTTGGTTTTGAAACCGTTTATTTAGAAACAGCTTCCCAGTTAAAAGCGGCGATTCATATTTATGAGGTATTCGGATTTCAACACAGAACCGAGCCTTTAGGAGATACAGGTCATTATTCCTGTGGTGTTTGGATGACCAAGGAGCTATGA
- the ribD gene encoding bifunctional diaminohydroxyphosphoribosylaminopyrimidine deaminase/5-amino-6-(5-phosphoribosylamino)uracil reductase RibD, with product MTTHETYIQRCIDIAKNGLGNTAPNPMVGCVIVHEGKIIGEGYTSAYGGNHAEVNAINAVSDKTVLSAASLYVTLEPCVHFGKTPPCSDLIIKFRIPNVIIGCVDDNEQVAGKGIIKLRQTGCNVTVGVLETECKQHHKRFFTFHNKKRPYIILKWAETSNGYIAPSTKDKKEPVWITNMFSRQLVHKWRSEEQAILVGTTTVTEDNPCLTIRDWTGKQPIRIVIDRQHKLLKKHAVFNSDAETIIMSEDTINFSLPVAAQIAKLLHARDINSVIIEGGAKTLQTFIDENLWDEARVFTGKSMFNNGTKAPKFSGKLISEAFILNDILKQYVNN from the coding sequence TTGACAACTCACGAAACTTACATACAGCGCTGCATTGATATCGCAAAAAACGGATTAGGAAATACAGCTCCTAACCCAATGGTGGGCTGTGTGATAGTCCATGAGGGAAAGATTATTGGCGAAGGCTATACGAGTGCTTATGGCGGTAATCATGCCGAAGTGAATGCTATAAATGCCGTATCAGATAAAACTGTGCTAAGCGCAGCTTCACTATATGTCACTCTTGAGCCTTGCGTACATTTTGGAAAAACACCACCATGCAGTGATCTAATTATCAAATTTAGAATTCCAAATGTCATCATTGGTTGTGTAGACGATAATGAGCAAGTTGCTGGAAAAGGAATAATTAAACTTAGACAAACTGGTTGCAACGTTACTGTTGGTGTTTTAGAAACTGAATGCAAACAGCATCACAAACGTTTCTTTACGTTTCACAATAAAAAACGTCCGTATATAATATTGAAATGGGCCGAAACTTCAAATGGTTATATTGCACCCTCTACGAAAGACAAAAAAGAACCCGTCTGGATTACTAATATGTTTTCAAGACAATTAGTTCATAAATGGCGCTCAGAAGAACAAGCTATTCTCGTTGGTACGACTACCGTAACAGAAGACAATCCCTGTTTAACTATTCGTGATTGGACAGGAAAACAACCGATTCGCATTGTAATTGATAGACAACATAAGTTATTAAAAAAGCATGCTGTTTTTAATAGCGATGCAGAAACCATAATTATGTCTGAAGATACGATCAATTTTAGCCTACCTGTTGCGGCTCAAATTGCCAAATTATTGCATGCTAGAGATATTAACTCTGTTATTATCGAGGGTGGAGCGAAAACACTTCAAACCTTTATTGATGAAAACCTATGGGACGAAGCTCGCGTTTTTACTGGCAAGTCTATGTTCAATAATGGAACAAAAGCACCCAAATTTTCAGGAAAGCTCATTTCAGAAGCATTTATTTTAAATGATATTTTAAAACAATATGTCAATAATTAA
- a CDS encoding HAD-IA family hydrolase, with protein sequence MSIIKTIIFDFGDVFINLDKEGAMQNALNLFEIDALPKDLIAINTLYEQGLISTEEFVTFYTNNFPKLSKRDIINAWNYILRDFPIKRLDFLKELAQNNNYNRILLSNTNELHINWVIDRIPFYKEFKASFDQYYLSHEINLRKPNKAIYEFVLQHNNLKAEECFFVDDTKENTDAAASLGIKVWNIDETKEDVVDLFTINQHLF encoded by the coding sequence ATGTCAATAATTAAAACGATTATATTCGATTTTGGTGACGTCTTCATTAATTTAGACAAAGAAGGCGCCATGCAAAATGCACTCAACTTATTCGAAATCGATGCATTACCAAAGGATCTTATTGCCATAAACACCTTATACGAGCAAGGATTAATATCTACCGAAGAATTTGTAACATTTTATACTAACAATTTCCCTAAGCTATCGAAAAGAGACATTATTAATGCTTGGAATTATATCTTAAGAGATTTCCCGATTAAAAGATTAGATTTTCTTAAAGAACTTGCTCAAAACAACAACTACAATCGCATCCTTTTGAGTAATACTAACGAGCTACATATCAATTGGGTTATTGATCGAATTCCATTTTATAAAGAATTCAAAGCCTCTTTTGATCAGTATTATTTATCACATGAGATTAACTTAAGAAAGCCAAATAAAGCAATTTATGAGTTCGTATTGCAACACAATAATTTGAAAGCTGAAGAATGCTTCTTCGTTGATGACACCAAAGAAAACACTGATGCTGCTGCGAGTTTAGGAATTAAGGTTTGGAATATTGATGAAACAAAAGAAGACGTTGTAGATTTGTTCACCATTAATCAGCATCTATTTTGA